Proteins encoded together in one Falco peregrinus isolate bFalPer1 chromosome 2, bFalPer1.pri, whole genome shotgun sequence window:
- the MIS12 gene encoding protein MIS12 homolog encodes MSVDPMAYEAQFFGFTPQTCILRVYIAFQDYLFETMLLVESVMLKKLNEFPGCKISPFELRKSTEKFLLFMKERFDKLFSTMEEMLLQLVLNIPKNTLLPEDKVHEQYPYSKEQFQVLQDEVHQLQEQYRAEVAAGQALHAELEEQKVVQAELEKILQWFDGLENTCRKYGISSFKESFTFLAQNSKKLQDILNDVEKKSKKIKKV; translated from the coding sequence ATGTCGGTCGATCCCATGGCCTACGAGGCGCAGTTCTTTGGCTTCACTCCCCAGACGTGCATACTGCGTGTCTACATCGCCTTCCAGGACTATCTCTTTGAAACCATGCTGCTGGTGGAGAGCGTCATGCTGAAGAAGCTGAACGAGTTTCCCGGCTGCAAAATCAGCCCCTTCGAACTCCGGAAAAGCACGGAGAAATTCCTCCTCTTCATGAAGGAGCGCTTTGATAAACTCTTCAGTACGATGGAAGAAATGCTTCTGCAGCTGGTGTTAAACATCCCTAAGAACACACTCCTGCCCGAGGACAAGGTCCACGAGCAGTATCCCTACAGCAAAGAACAGTTCCAGGTCCTTCAGGATGAGGtccaccagctgcaggagcagtacAGGGCTGAGGTGGCCGCTGGGCAGGCCCTGCATGCAGAACTGGAAGAACAAAAGGTTGTTCAGGCTGAGCTTGAGAAGATTTTGCAGTGGTTTGATGGGCTGGAGAATACCTGTAGGAAGTATGGCATCAGCAGCTTCAAAGAAAGCTTTACTTTCTTGGCACAGAACTCTAAGAAACTGCAAGACATACTGAATgatgttgaaaaga
- the DERL2 gene encoding derlin-2 — MAYQTFRQEYLQVPPVTRAYTTACVLTTAAVQLELITPFQLYFNPELIFKHFQVWRLITNYLFFGPVGFNFLFNMIFLYRYCRMLEEGSFRGRTADFVFMFLFGGLLMTIFGLFVNLVFLGQAFTIMLVYVWSRRNPYVRMNFFGLLIFQAPFLPWVLMGFSLLLGNSIIVDLLGIAVGHIYFFLEDVFPNQPGGGRLLRTPSVLKAIFDTQEDDPNYNPLPEERPGGFAWGEGQRLGG, encoded by the exons ATGGCGTACCAGACCTTCCGGCAGGAGTACCTGCAGGTGCCGCCCGTTACGCGGGCCTACACCACGGCCTGCGTCCTTACCACCGCCGCCGTG cAATTAGAACTAATCACACCCTTTCAGCTGTATTTCAACCCTGAATTAATATTTAAGCACTTTCAA GTATGGAGGTTAATCACAAACTACTTATTCTTTGGACCAGttggctttaattttttatttaacatgATCTTTTT ATATCGTTACTGCCGAATGCTTGAAGAAGGCTCTTTTCGAGGTCGGACGGCAGATTTTGTATTTATGTTCCTTTTTGGAGGACTCCTAATGACC ATTTTTGGCCTGTTTGTGAACTTGGTTTTCTTGGGTCAGGCATTCACGATAATGCTTGTGTATGTGTGGAGCCGCAGGAATCCCTATGTCCGTATGAATTTCTTCGGCCTTCTCATCTTTCAAGCCCCATTTCTACCCTGGGTATTGATGGGCTTTTCACTGCTTTTGGGGAACTCCATCATTGTGGATCTTCTGG GCATTGCTGTTgggcatatatattttttcttagagGATGTCTTTCCTAATCAGCCTGGTGGTGGAAGGCTTCTGAGAACACCATCTGTCCT gaagGCAATATTTGATACACAGGAAGATGATCCTAATTACAATCCTTTGCCAGAAGAACGACCGGGAGGATTTGCATGGGGAGAAGGTCAGCGCCTTGGAGGCTAA